A window of Gemmatimonadota bacterium genomic DNA:
CGGGTGCTGACAGTTGCGATATGAGATGTTGCGGTATGAGTACGACCTGACGAGAAATACCCAGCACTGAGGGGCTGGCAACTGCATCTGAAATTCGCAAACCAACATCCACTGAGCCAATCCATCTGCGTTTGCACCGCTCAAACTGAGTCTGAAGATCCTTTCCAGCCCACTTTCCGGATCGCTTTAATCGCATCATCTGACAATATCCCAGTGCAATGCGCCCGAGCATTGCACTGGCAACGACCAGCCACAAAATCCAGACGACAATCGGCCAGGAAGATGTGCCGTGGCTCAACCGGGTTTTCACAGGCGTTGCAACTTGTGGTTGTGGTGCCTCACCGGCAGGCCTGGTATCCAGAACTATGGTTGGGAGAATTGTTGCATCCGATTCATCTGCGATCTTGTATGAGACAGGTGTAATGAGAAACAGAGGCATAATTACCACACCAATCACGGCGACCCACAACAGGCGGTGCAACAAAGAGGCAGGCACGCGCAAACGCGAGAGGACTGCCACGATCATTGCAGCCAAAAACCCCATCCAGATCCCATTCAGCAGATAAAACACGCTGAGCCGGGCAATGGTATCAATCCATTCGCCCATCATGTTTCATCCTCCTCTGCCTTCTGAATCATTTTGTGAATGCGGGCGAGGTCTTGTGCATCGAGTTCTTCATTTTCTACCAGATTGAGTACCAGAGTTTCTGGCGAATTGTCGAAAAAACGACTCATCAGATACTGAATGGCGCTTCGTTGCGCATCCTCTCGCCCTACAATTGGATAATACACAAAAGCTCTGCCTTCTTTTTCATGCCGCAAATAACCCTTCTGTTCCAGAATGCGCAATATTGTCAATACTGTGCTATACGCCGG
This region includes:
- a CDS encoding BlaI/MecI/CopY family transcriptional regulator, translating into MGRRRSPTLTDAELRLMRVIWDRGSATVSEVVNTLAGRESPAYSTVLTILRILEQKGYLRHEKEGRAFVYYPIVGREDAQRSAIQYLMSRFFDNSPETLVLNLVENEELDAQDLARIHKMIQKAEEDET